One Longimicrobiales bacterium DNA window includes the following coding sequences:
- the guaA gene encoding glutamine-hydrolyzing GMP synthase has product MDTQNRILILDYGSQFTQLIARRIREERVYCEIHPPTVSTDFVREWQPKGIILSGGPSSVYDDDVPGLNDALLDIGVPVLGICYGMQLIAQARGGKVAPGKREYGRAQLVIEEADDLFDGFTAGEPITVWASHGDHVNTAPDGFRTLAATSDLPVAAFRAEGAPIFGVQFHPEVAHTPRGDEILSNFAFNICGCEPTWTPGSFIDESIDRIRAQVGDAQVICGLSGGVDSSVAAALVHRAIGDQLTCIFVDNGLLRKGERESVERTFRQHLGAKLVVVDASEEFLAKLDGVQDPEQKRKRIGETFIRVFERAARDAGDAGFLVQGTLYPDVIESQSVKGPSAVIKTHHNVGGLPEDMTFELIEPLRELFKDEVRNVGRELGLPEELVGRHPFPGPGLAIRVLGPVSAGRLDVLREADAIYLEEIRAAGLYDDIWQAFAVLLPVHSVGVMGDARTYENVVALRAVTSRDGMTADWYPFPHDVLARVSNRIINEVAGVNRVCYDVSSKPPATIEWE; this is encoded by the coding sequence ATGGACACGCAGAACCGCATTCTCATTCTCGACTACGGCTCGCAGTTCACCCAGCTCATCGCGCGACGCATCCGCGAGGAGCGCGTCTACTGTGAGATCCATCCGCCCACGGTGTCCACCGATTTCGTGCGCGAGTGGCAGCCCAAGGGCATCATCCTCTCGGGCGGGCCATCGTCCGTATACGACGACGACGTGCCGGGGCTGAACGACGCGCTGCTCGACATCGGCGTGCCCGTGCTCGGCATCTGTTACGGGATGCAGCTCATCGCGCAGGCCCGCGGCGGCAAGGTCGCGCCGGGCAAGCGCGAGTACGGCCGGGCGCAGCTCGTGATCGAGGAAGCCGACGACCTGTTCGACGGGTTCACCGCCGGCGAGCCGATCACGGTCTGGGCAAGCCACGGCGATCACGTCAACACCGCACCGGATGGGTTCCGCACACTGGCAGCGACCTCGGATCTGCCGGTTGCCGCATTCCGCGCCGAAGGTGCACCCATTTTCGGCGTGCAGTTTCATCCGGAGGTCGCGCACACACCGCGCGGCGACGAGATCCTCTCCAACTTTGCGTTCAACATCTGCGGCTGTGAGCCGACCTGGACGCCGGGCTCGTTCATCGACGAATCGATCGACCGGATCCGTGCGCAGGTGGGCGACGCGCAGGTGATCTGCGGCCTCTCCGGCGGCGTGGATTCGAGCGTGGCCGCCGCACTCGTTCACCGGGCGATCGGCGACCAGCTCACCTGCATCTTCGTCGACAACGGGCTGCTGCGGAAAGGCGAGCGCGAGAGCGTGGAGCGCACGTTCCGCCAGCACCTCGGCGCCAAGCTGGTCGTGGTCGACGCCTCGGAGGAATTCCTCGCGAAGCTGGACGGCGTCCAGGACCCGGAGCAGAAGCGCAAGCGGATCGGTGAAACGTTCATCCGCGTCTTCGAGCGTGCCGCGCGCGACGCCGGTGACGCCGGCTTCCTGGTGCAGGGCACGCTCTACCCCGACGTGATCGAATCGCAGTCTGTGAAGGGGCCGTCCGCGGTGATCAAGACCCACCACAACGTGGGCGGGCTGCCGGAGGACATGACGTTCGAGCTGATCGAGCCGCTGCGCGAACTGTTCAAGGACGAGGTGCGCAACGTGGGTCGGGAGCTGGGACTGCCGGAGGAGCTGGTCGGTCGCCACCCGTTCCCTGGCCCCGGCCTCGCGATCCGCGTGCTCGGGCCCGTGAGCGCAGGTCGGCTCGATGTCCTGCGCGAGGCGGACGCGATCTACCTGGAGGAGATCCGGGCCGCGGGCCTCTACGACGACATCTGGCAGGCGTTTGCCGTGCTGCTGCCCGTGCACAGCGTGGGTGTGATGGGCGACGCGCGCACGTACGAGAACGTGGTCGCGCTGCGCGCCGTGACGAGCCGCGACGGGATGACCGCGGACTGGTACCCGTTCCCGCACGACGTGCTCGCCCGTGTGTCCAACCGGATCATCAACGAGGTCGCGGGCGTGAACCGCGTCTGCTACGACGTCAGCTCCAAGCCGCCGGCAACGATCGAGTGGGAGTAG
- the lysA gene encoding diaminopimelate decarboxylase has product MPTDATLTGAFHYRDGHLHCEDIAVEQLVVEHGTPLYVYSATEIAERYRAFDAAFAPLDRMIAYSVKANGNLSVLRLLRDLGAGADIVSAGELHRAQLAGIPSERIVFSGVGKTVAELAAALDAGIYSFNVESEGELRSLAELAETLGKRAPIALRVNPDVETATPHHYTSTGHKQTKFGIPYTEARGLYRLAATLPGIHVRGIDAHIGSQIVDVEPYALSLQRILELVDLLRADGIELEFIDVGGGFGISYDEETTPPASAFADVIRPLVEPSGLRLLLEPGRFIVGPAGVLLARVVYVKEMGGKTFVITDAGMNDLLRPSHYASYHRVEPAERNAGRAERVVDVVGPICESGDFLALDRPIEMPEPGELIVIGTTGAYGFSMASTYNARTRPAEVLVEGDTHRLIRPRETLDDLVRGEVELLDQD; this is encoded by the coding sequence GTGCCTACTGATGCCACGCTGACCGGCGCGTTCCACTACCGGGACGGGCACCTCCATTGCGAGGACATCGCAGTGGAGCAGCTCGTGGTAGAGCACGGCACGCCACTCTACGTCTACAGCGCAACCGAGATCGCCGAGCGCTACCGTGCGTTCGACGCGGCGTTTGCCCCGCTGGATCGCATGATCGCCTACTCGGTCAAGGCAAACGGCAACCTGTCGGTGCTGCGGCTGCTGCGTGATCTCGGTGCGGGTGCCGACATCGTGAGCGCGGGCGAGCTGCACCGCGCACAGCTCGCCGGCATCCCCTCCGAGCGCATCGTTTTCAGCGGTGTCGGCAAGACGGTGGCCGAGCTGGCCGCTGCGCTGGATGCGGGCATCTACAGTTTCAATGTCGAGAGCGAGGGCGAGCTGCGCTCACTGGCGGAGCTGGCCGAGACGCTCGGCAAGCGCGCGCCGATCGCGCTGCGGGTGAACCCCGACGTCGAGACCGCCACGCCGCACCACTACACGTCGACAGGGCACAAGCAGACCAAGTTCGGCATCCCGTACACGGAGGCGCGCGGGCTGTACCGTCTCGCCGCGACGCTGCCCGGCATTCACGTGCGGGGGATCGACGCCCATATCGGCAGCCAGATCGTCGACGTCGAGCCGTACGCGCTGTCCCTGCAGCGCATTCTCGAGCTGGTCGACCTGCTGCGCGCGGACGGCATCGAGCTGGAGTTCATCGACGTCGGTGGCGGCTTCGGCATCAGCTACGACGAGGAGACGACGCCGCCGGCCAGCGCCTTCGCGGACGTGATCCGGCCGCTGGTCGAACCCAGCGGGCTGCGCCTGCTGCTCGAGCCAGGCCGCTTCATCGTCGGGCCGGCGGGCGTGCTGCTCGCGCGCGTCGTGTACGTGAAGGAAATGGGCGGCAAGACGTTCGTCATCACGGATGCGGGCATGAACGACCTGCTGCGGCCGAGCCATTACGCCAGCTACCACCGCGTGGAGCCGGCGGAGCGGAATGCCGGGCGCGCGGAGCGTGTGGTCGACGTGGTCGGCCCGATCTGCGAGAGCGGTGACTTCCTCGCACTCGACCGGCCGATCGAGATGCCGGAGCCCGGCGAGCTGATCGTGATTGGAACCACGGGCGCCTACGGGTTCTCCATGGCATCGACGTACAACGCCCGCACCCGACCGGCGGAAGTGCTCGTGGAGGGTGACACGCACCGGTTGATCCGGCCGCGCGAGACGCTGGACGATCTCGTGCGTGGCGAGGTCGAGCTGCTGGACCAGGACTGA